One window from the genome of Cricetulus griseus strain 17A/GY chromosome 2, alternate assembly CriGri-PICRH-1.0, whole genome shotgun sequence encodes:
- the Fabp4 gene encoding fatty acid-binding protein, adipocyte: MCDAFVGTWKLVSSENFDDYMKEVGVGFATRKVAGMAKPNMIISVNGDVITIRSESTFKNTEISFKLDQEFEEITADDRKVKSVITLDGGALVQVQKWDGKSTTIKRKREGDKLVVECVMKGVTSTRTYERA; encoded by the exons ATGTGTGATGCCTTTGTGGGAACCTGGAAACTGGTCTCCAGTGAAAACTTCGATGATTACATGAAAGAAGTGG GAGTGGGCTTTGCCACCAGAAAGGTGGCCGGCATGGCCAAACCCAACATGATCATCAGTGTGAACGGAGATGTGATCACCATCCGATCAGAGAGCACATTCAAAAACACTGAGATTTCCTTCAAACTGGACCAGGAATTTGAGGAAATCACCGCAGATGACAGGAAAGTGAAG AGCGTCATAACCCTAGATGGCGGGGCCCTGGTACAGGTGCAGAAGTGGGATGGGAAGTCTACCACCATAAAGAGAAAGCGAGAGGGTGACAAGCTGGTGGTG GAATGTGTCATGAAAGGTGTCACCTCTACCAGAACTTATGAAAGGGCATGA